In Brevibacillus brevis, a genomic segment contains:
- a CDS encoding DUF421 domain-containing protein, with protein sequence MTSSKCPEGGVLVEDLSTALLRTLFSYLFLLVILRLMGKRELGKMSVFDVVISIMLAEMAVLAIEDVNKPAFLYYIPMLLIALLEIVMAYISLKNKKIRDVVDGSADIIIENGEIREHALRRNRLNMDDLMVHLRQKNVKNIADVEFALLEPTGQMSVFLKQPKEPVTREDLQIPRSNPVGTVTYKGLPIPLILDGKVRSEALRKIGQNELWLKREIRKYGIKDIREVSFCSIDDRGIMYLDKKDKSPLQ encoded by the coding sequence ATGACTAGTAGCAAATGTCCAGAGGGGGGCGTCCTTGTGGAAGACCTGTCAACAGCGTTGCTCCGCACCCTGTTTTCGTACCTGTTTCTGCTGGTGATCTTGCGCCTGATGGGAAAACGGGAACTGGGGAAGATGTCTGTTTTCGATGTTGTCATCTCCATCATGCTTGCAGAGATGGCCGTGCTGGCGATCGAAGACGTCAATAAACCGGCCTTTCTGTATTACATACCGATGCTGCTGATTGCTCTTTTGGAAATCGTCATGGCGTACATTTCCCTGAAGAACAAAAAGATCCGGGACGTGGTGGACGGCTCCGCCGACATCATTATCGAAAACGGGGAAATCAGGGAGCATGCGCTGCGGAGAAACCGTCTGAACATGGACGATCTCATGGTGCACCTGCGGCAGAAAAACGTGAAGAACATTGCCGATGTGGAATTCGCATTGCTGGAGCCGACCGGACAGATGAGCGTCTTTCTGAAGCAGCCGAAAGAGCCGGTCACCCGGGAGGATCTGCAGATCCCGAGAAGCAATCCTGTCGGTACCGTGACCTACAAAGGGCTGCCGATTCCGCTCATCCTCGATGGGAAAGTCCGGAGTGAAGCGCTGCGCAAAATCGGGCAAAATGAGCTGTGGCTCAAGCGGGAAATCCGCAAGTACGGCATCAAAGACATCAGGGAAGTGTCGTTTTGCAGCATCGATGATCGAGGGATCATGTACTTGGACAAAAAAGACAAATCGCCGCTGCAGTGA
- the corA gene encoding magnesium/cobalt transporter CorA, with translation MIKTYFYNHSEQKMFHDVDLATKDQWLKSPEDLLWIDLYDVGNNELPYIAKIFDFHPLAIEDCLHVSPRAKVDKYDDYYFFVFHALRYNEESDDEITTVELNVFLGPNYIVTIHKSPMNTIGRIAAMCHRNISFLNRGPDYLLYAIVDGITDEYFPIIDRISVRIDELEDEIYEHQMEEITEEFLALKRTIILIRRVIMPQKRIFANVNGRYSFDISEENVPFYSDLTDHLERIADSTETFRDLVNGALDTYYTIISAKTTETMRVLTIISTIILPLTFITGLFGMNTFAWLGEEAEPYMLVVALVIMLAMTFAMLHIFRKRKWL, from the coding sequence ATGATTAAAACGTACTTTTACAACCACTCTGAACAGAAGATGTTTCACGACGTTGATCTGGCAACCAAGGATCAATGGCTGAAATCACCGGAGGACCTGCTCTGGATCGATCTGTACGACGTGGGCAACAACGAGCTTCCCTATATTGCCAAGATCTTCGACTTTCACCCGCTGGCAATTGAGGACTGCCTGCACGTCAGTCCGCGTGCTAAGGTAGACAAGTACGACGATTACTATTTCTTCGTCTTTCACGCCCTGCGTTACAACGAAGAAAGCGATGACGAAATTACGACAGTAGAGCTGAACGTATTTCTCGGACCGAACTACATCGTCACGATCCACAAATCACCGATGAACACCATCGGCCGGATCGCAGCTATGTGCCACCGCAATATTTCGTTCCTCAATCGCGGACCGGATTATTTGTTGTACGCGATCGTGGACGGGATCACCGATGAGTATTTCCCCATCATCGACCGGATCAGTGTGCGGATTGACGAGCTGGAAGACGAAATTTACGAGCATCAAATGGAAGAGATCACGGAAGAATTCTTGGCGCTGAAGCGAACGATTATTTTGATTCGTCGCGTGATTATGCCGCAGAAGCGCATTTTTGCGAATGTGAATGGCCGTTATTCATTTGATATTTCCGAGGAGAACGTTCCGTTTTACAGTGACTTGACCGACCATCTGGAGCGGATCGCAGACTCGACTGAGACGTTCCGCGATCTGGTGAACGGCGCTTTGGATACGTACTATACGATCATCAGCGCCAAAACGACGGAAACGATGCGAGTGCTCACCATCATTTCCACGATCATTCTGCCGCTTACGTTCATAACGGGCCTGTTCGGGATGAACACCTTCGCTTGGCTGGGTGAAGAGGCAGAGCCGTACATGCTGGTCGTGGCACTGGTCATTATGCTCGCGATGACGTTTGCCATGCTGCACATCTTCCGCAAGCGCAAGTGGCTGTAA
- a CDS encoding TIGR04086 family membrane protein gives MRSASTSVLTGLLYTLGLVLIGALLATFLLSFTNLRESSLPYFTYVINAIGLLIGGYVTGRRCGGRGWYYGGLTGLTYFILVLLIGFLGFDAPMKWGTLLYLIAAFALAGVGGILGVNSINSSHKPRGVKPRR, from the coding sequence GTGCGAAGTGCTTCCACCTCTGTGCTGACAGGTCTTTTGTATACGCTCGGTCTCGTCTTGATCGGAGCGCTGCTTGCCACCTTTCTTCTTAGTTTTACCAATTTGCGCGAAAGCTCGCTGCCTTATTTTACGTACGTGATTAACGCTATCGGGCTGTTGATTGGCGGGTATGTGACAGGGCGGCGCTGCGGAGGGAGAGGCTGGTACTATGGAGGGCTGACCGGACTGACCTATTTCATTCTCGTGCTGCTCATCGGTTTTCTCGGCTTTGATGCTCCGATGAAGTGGGGAACGCTCCTCTACCTGATCGCCGCCTTTGCCCTGGCCGGTGTCGGCGGCATTCTCGGCGTCAATTCTATCAACTCCAGCCACAAGCCCAGAGGAGTCAAGCCGAGACGATAG